The Triticum aestivum cultivar Chinese Spring chromosome 7B, IWGSC CS RefSeq v2.1, whole genome shotgun sequence genome window below encodes:
- the LOC123162395 gene encoding PAN domain-containing protein At5g03700, translating into MAGERTVMMCMAAAALLVSLTGGAGVAAASAKELRQGFSAAHDTSYSHFQPVLSDPTGVFALGFLRVNSTTLDLAVLHLPSAFPLWRAMPDRPAPWSAAASLSFNGSLVLTDGATNQVLWSTAAAAGDRAVLLNTSSLQIQSNSSPVAVWQSFDYPSDTIVQGQNLTSSVALHSVDQRFAMRLGSNYFALYVEPPPMSSGGVAAAMYSKHTALEAKAQIVPGGGPIYVRVEPDGYLGMYQKEGPPADVMSFDTFNHGVRALRRMTLEPDGNLRAYYWDGSRWVLDYTTITDSCELPTTCGAYSVCVPPGGRCACLANATDGPGCAAPSVGSGLCGTTGGEVGGLYSEVRRHGVEPANKELLGFEHAPSAGDCEALCARNCSCWGAVYSNMTGYCYLMDYPAQLMVAADEKKLGYFKVRSVEEAAGRGGRATGVKAALLAVGVAVVAAAAAFGAYRVWDRRRRAAAETRQQLGADGDGLSPGPYKNLGSFSSVELSSSFNSLRR; encoded by the coding sequence ATGGCAGGCGAGCGTACTGTGATGATGTGCATGGCAGCTGCGGCGCTGCTGGTTTCTTTGACCGGCGGTGCGGGCGTGGCGGCGGCCTCAGCGAAGGAGCTACGGCAAGGCTTCTCGGCCGCCCACGACACCTCCTACTCGCACTTCCAGCCGGTGCTCTCCGACCCCACCGGCGTCTTCGCCCTCGGCTTCCTCCGCGTCAACTCCACCAcgctcgacctcgccgtcctcCACCTCCCTTCCGCTTTCCCCCTCTGGCGAGCCATGCCGGACCGCCCAGCGCCATGGTCCGCGGCCGCGTCCCTCTCCTTCAACGGCAGCCTGGTGCTCACAGACGGCGCCACCAACCAAGTGCTctggtccaccgctgcggcggccGGTGATCGCGCCGTTCTCCTCAACACGTCCAGCCTTCAGATTCAGAGCAACAGCTCACCTGTTGCCGTGTGGCAAAGCTTCGACTACCCTTCGGACACCATTGTCCAGGGCCAGAACCTCACCTCATCGGTGGCGCTTCACTCCGTGGACCAGCGATTCGCCATGCGGCTCGGGAGCAACTACTTCGCGCTCTACGTCGAGCCGCCACCGATGTCATCAGGCGGCGTCGCCGCCGCCATGTACTCGAAGCACACGGCTCTGGAGGCCAAGGCCCAGATCGTGCCCGGCGGCGGCCCCATATACGTGCGCGTGGAGCCCGACGGCTACCTCGGCATGTACCAGAAGGAGGGACCCCCCGCGGACGTCATGTCTTTCGACACCTTCAACCACGGCGTCCGTGCTCTCCGCCGCATGACTCTCGAGCCCGACGGCAACCTCCGCGCCTACTACTGGGACGGGTCCCGGTGGGTGCTCGACTACACCACCATCACCGACTCGTGCGAGCTGCCAACCACCTGCGGCGCCTACAGCGTCTGCGTCCCGCCCGGCGGCCGGTGCGCGTGCCTGGCGAACGCCACCGACGGCCCGGGCTGCGCCGCCCCCTCCGTCGGGAGCGGCCTGTGCGGCACCACGGGCGGCGAGGTTGGCGGGCTGTACTCGGAGGTGCGGAGACACGGCGTGGAGCCGGCGAACAAGGAGCTGCTGGGGTTCGAGCACGCGCCGTCCGCGGGAGACTGCGAGGCGCTGTGCGCGCGCAACTGCAGCTGCTGGGGCGCGGTGTACAGCAACATGACGGGCTACTGCTACCTCATGGACTACCCGGCGCAGCTGATGGTGGCCGCCGACGAGAAGAAGCTGGGCTACTTCAAGGTGAGGAGCGTGGAAGAGGCGGCTGGGCGCGGCGGGAGGGCGACCGGTGTCAAGGCGGCGCTGCTTGCGGTCGGCGTCGCGGTGGTGGCTGCCGCCGCTGCGTTCGGGGCGTACAGGGTGTGGGACAGGAGGCGCCGTGCGGCAGCGGAGACGCGGCAGCAGCTGGGCGCCGACGGTGATGGGCTCTCGCCGGGTCCCTACAAGAATCTGGGATCCTTCAGCTCCGTCGAGCTCTCCAGCAGCTTCAACTCCTTACGGAGGTAG